A region of Anolis sagrei isolate rAnoSag1 chromosome 2, rAnoSag1.mat, whole genome shotgun sequence DNA encodes the following proteins:
- the LOC132767767 gene encoding beta-2-glycoprotein 1-like, whose product MSPVLLIVGTVALVHSVFAAQAKKCPDPGLLKNGNIHFTDFSYPNFINFSCDPGYILQGPNTSQCLKNGQWSAKLPKCQPVICPQPPVCEFSVLLYHRLKPGNISVFQDEIKFECLLPYALFGNEIAVCQADGKWSAIPECRSVECPRPDGIENGYIYLLLRRPYHYKETVTYGCNPTYVLDGPVESRCEKTGQWSRKPTCRAPCAIPVKRATVLYNSQKVKVQERLKNGVQHAEFIWFFCKNKKQHCSYKVPAQCDDGKFTVPACFRDQRIQLFWKTDVADLPPCETIRRGA is encoded by the exons ATGTCTCCAGTCCTTCTCATCGTAGGGACCGTTGCTCTTGTGCATAGTGTCTTTGCAGCACAGG CAAAAAAATGTCCTGATCCTGGACTCTTGAAGAATGGAAATATACATTTTACAGACTTCAGCTACCCAAATTTTATAAACTTTTCATGTGACCCAGG gtATATTCTTCAAGGACCTAACACCAGCCAATGCCTGAAAAATGGGCAATGGAGTGCTAAGCTTCCTAAATGTCAAC ctGTGATTTGTCCTCAACCTCCAGTTTGTGAATTTTCAGTCCTTTTGTACCACAGACTTAAGCCAGGAAACATATCAGTCTTCCAAGACGAAATCAAATTTGAATGTTTATTGCCTTATGCCCTGTTTGGAAATGAAATAGCTGTCTGTCAGGCTGATGGGAAATGGAGTGCAATACCAGAATGCAGAT CTGTTGAATGTCCACGACCAGATGGTATAGAAAATGGATACATATATTTGCTTCTTCGCAGACCATACCATTACAAAGAAACTGTGACCTATGGTTGCAATCCAACATATGTGCTGGATGGACCTGTAGAATCCAGATGTGAGAAGACAGGCCAATGGTCAAGAAAACCAACCTGCAGAG CGCCATGTGCCATTCCTGTCAAAAGAGCCACTGTGTTATACAACAGTCAGAAAGTAAAAGtgcaagagcgcctcaagaatgGAGTACAACATGCGGAGTTCATTTGGTTtttctgtaaaaataaaaaacaacactgtaGTTATAAAGTACCTGCTCAGTGTGATGATGGCAAGTTCACAGTCCCTGCCTGCTTCAGAG ACCAGAGGATTCAACTGTTCTGGAAAACAGACGTGGCAGACCTACCACCATGTGAAACCATTAGAAGAGGTGCATAA